GGTGGACGACCGTCTCCAGCTCGTCCAGGACCTGATGGGCCCGCTCCAGGTCACCGGCGTGGCGGTGCACCTCGGCGAGCGGGAACAGCATGGTGGCCTCCAGCCGCCGGTGCCCGTGCTCGTGGCCCTGGCGGCGCGCGGCGCGCACGTCCTGCAGCGCGCCCTCCAGGTCCCCGCCGCGCATCCGGTTCTGCGCGAGATGCGACTTGGTGATGAACAGGTGCTCCTCGGTGCCCAGCTCGGCGGCGATGGCGACGGCGCGCTCGCAGTACGCGATCGCCTGCTCGTGCTCGGCGCGCAGGCCGTGCACGCGGCTCTGCCGTACCAGGCCCATCATCAGCCCCCACCGGTCGCCGACCTGCTCGAACAGGCGCAGCGCCTCGTCCCGGTGGCGGGCGCCGGTCTCCTGGTCGCCCTGCTCGGTGAGGAGGAAGTCGTAGGCCCAGTTGGCGCCGGCGCGCACCCAGGGGTCGGGCGAGTTCAGCGCCTCGAGGTCGGGGGCGTCCCCGCTGGCGAGCTTGGACATGCGCAGCAGCGGCAGCGCGGTGTGGAACTGCGTCACCCCGGGACGCCGGAGGTTCTCCAGCACCTCCGGCTCGTTCCCCCTGCCGGACGTCGCGCGCACCACCTCGAAGGCGGCGCGCGCGTCGGCCGGCAGCTCCTCGCCGAAGGCCAGCACCTCGTTCAGGAAGGCGTTGAACTGGGTGGACATGCCGCGCATGCTCCAGTACCAGAACATGGACCTGACGAACCGGGCCGACGCTTCCGCGTCGCCCGCCTCGATGGCGGCCCGCAGCGCGGCCACCAGGTTGTCGTGCTCGGCGTCGAAGACCTCGACGGCGCGCAGCTGCTGCCTGGTACGCAGCAGCGGCTCGTTCTGCTCGGCCAGCGCCAGGAAGTACGCGCGGAACCGGCCGGTGACCGGCGTGGCCGACCCGGCCGCCGCGTAGGCGCGGATGGTCTCCAGCATCCGGTACCGGTCGCCGACCTGCTGGATCATGGACTTCTCGACCAGCGTGCTCGCGACGTACACCAGGTCGCCCACGGGGAGCGACGCGTCGGAGCAGATCGACTCCAGCGCGGCCAGGTCGGCCCCGCCGGGGAAGGCGGCCAGCCGGCCGGCCAGCACGCGCTCGGGCTCCTCCAGCAGGTCCCAGCTCCACTCCACCATGGCGCGCAACGTGCGCTGGCGCGGCAGCGCGGTCCTGCTGCCCGAGGTGAGCATGCGGAACCGGTCATCCAGCCGCTGGGAGATCTGCGCCACGCTCATCGCCCGCAGCTTGGCCGCCGCCAGTTCGAGCGCCAGCGGCATGCCGTCCAGCCGGCGGCAGATCTCCACCGTGGGCTCCACCGTCTCCGCGTCGAGCGCGAACGCGGCGCGCACACTGGCGGCCCGCTCGACGAACAGCCGCACGGCGGCCGACTCCGCGGCCTCGGCCAGGTCCGCGTTCTCCACGGGCAGGTCGAGCGGGCCGAGGTGGCACAGCGCCTCACCGATGATCGCCAGCGGCTCCCTGCTCGTGGCCAGGACGCGCAGCTGCGGCAGCCGCACCAGCAGCTGCTCGGTGAGCTGGGCGGCGGCCTCCACCAGGTGCTCGCAGTTGTCCAGCACCAGGACGGCGGGGCCGACGTCGAGCAGCCCGCACAGCCGCGCCAGCGCGGGAGCCTGCGGCTTGAGCCCGCCCTCGAACAGGCCGCCGCAGGCGCTGAGCACCGCGTCCGCGACCTGGTCCGGCTGGACGACGCCCGCCAGCGGCACGAACCAGACCCGCTCCTCCATGCGGTCCGCGGCCTCCAGCGCCAGCCTCGTCTTGCCCGCCCCGCCCGGCCCGATGATCGTCACCAGCCGTGCCCCGGACATGAGCTGATCCAGCGCGCCCAGCTCGCGCTCCCGGCCCACGAAGCTGGTCAGCCTGGCCGGGATCCGGTTGGGCGCGGCCTGCGGCTGCGCGGCCGGCCTGTCCAGCTCCCCGCGCAGCAGGGCGAGGTGGACGGCGCGCAGCTCGGGCGAGGGATCCATGCCCAGCTCGCCGGCCAGCCTGCCGCGGATCTCCTCGTACACGGCCAGGGCCTCCGACTGGCGCCCGGCGGCCGACAGGGCACGGATGCGCAGCTCGGCCAGGCGCTCGGCGAGCGGGCGGGCGGCGGCCGCGGCTCCCAGGTCGACCAGCACCTCGGTGGCCCGGCCGAGCCGTACCTGCGCGTCGAAGTAGTCCTCGCTCGCGCTCGCGCGCAGCTCCTCCAGCCGGGCCGCGACGTCCCGCGCGAACGGGGCCTCCAGCACGTCCGCCAGCGCGGCGCCCCGCCACAGGTCCAGGGCGGCGCGCAGCAGCGCGGCGGCCTCACGCGGCCGGTCGGCCGCCAGCTCCCGCCTGGCCTGCTCGGCCAGCTGCTCGAAGCGGTGCGCGTCCACGTCCTCGCGGCGCACCGGCAGCCGGTAGCCGCCGGCCACCAGCTCCACGGTCTCCCGCCCGCCCAGCGTCCTGCGCAACCGGGAGACCAGGCCGTGCAGCGCGCCGGCCGCCTCGGCGGGGGGATCCTCGCCCCAGATGCCGTTGACCAGGGAGCCGGCCGACACCGGGCGGCCGGCCTCCAGCGCGAGCGCCGCCAGCAACATCCGCAGGCGCGCGCCCGGGATGTCGATCGGGGCGGCGTCATCGGAGACGGCTTCGATCGGGCCGAGGAGAGAGATCTGCACAGAGCAAAGCTTGCCATCCGTCACCATGTGTCCGGGTATGCCGGTAGTGCCACCCTGCGGCAAGATCGGGAACATGCCGATCTCCATGCCCGCCGCGGACGGGTGCCCCTTCTGCGACTACCTCGCCGGGCTGAGCCCGGTCACCGTCCTGGAGCGGGGGGAGCAGGTCGCCATCCTGGTCACCCGCTGGCAGCGCGGGCCGGGGCACGTGCTGGTGATCCCGGTCGCGCACCGCCCGACCATCTTGGACGTGGCCCCGGCCGAGGAGCAGGCGCTGATGAACGCCGTACGGCGGGCTGCCCGGGCCATCGCGGCCGCCTACGACCCCGGCGGCGTCTCCGTCTGGCAGAACAACGGGGCGCCCGCCCACCAGCACGTCCCCCACGTGCACTTCCACGTCACCGGCACGCTGCCCGGCGGTGGCACGCGCTCGGGCGAGGTGCCTCGGCTCGGCCTCACCGAGACCGACGAGATCGCCGAGCGCCTCGCCCCGCATCTCTGAGGGGGATGTGTCAGTCGCTCCACTTCGGCTGCCGCTTGCTCAGGAACGCGGACATGCCCTCACGGGCCGCGGCCGACTGCGAGGACTCGGCCATCACCCTGGTGGCCAGCTCGTACGCCTCCGCCTCGGGCAGCGACAACTGCTCGTACAGCGTGCGCTTGCCCAGCGCCTTGGAGGCCCGGCTGCCCCGAGTGGCCCGCCCGAGCAGGTCCAGAACGGCGGCGTCGAGCTCATCGGCGGGCACCACCTGGTTGACCAGCCCCCATTCGAGCGCCTGCGCGGCGGTGATGGTGTCACCGGTGTAGGCCAGCTCGGCGGCGCGCTTGCGCCCGATGTTGCGGGCGATGGCCACCATGGGCGTGTGACAGAACCAGCCGCCCTTCCCGCCGGGCGCGGCGAAGCCGGCGGAATCGGCGGCCACGGCGAGATCGCAGGTGGCGACCAGCTGGCAGCCCGCCGCGGTGGCCAGGCCGTGCACCCGGGCGATCACCGGCTGCGGCACCGACTCGATCAGCTGCATGAGGTGCAGACAGGTGTCCAGCATGGCGCGCACCGCGTCCACGTCGGCCTCGGCCACGTCGGCGAAGTCGTGACCGGCGCTGAACACCGGGCCCGCGCCGGCCAGGATGATGCCCGAGGCGTCGCTGCCGCCGGCGGTGTCGAAGGCGGTGATCAGCTCACGCAGATGGGCCAGCGACAGGGCGTTGCGTCGCCGCGGCCGGTTCATCGTGATCGTGACGAAGTCGGCGTCGCGGCTGACCAGTACGTGTTCGAGGTTCATGGGCGGGCTCCCGATGATGTCCGCTGTCCTCGTGGCCGCGGTCGGCCACGAGGACAGTGTTCCCAAGCCGCCACGCATGAACGCGTCACGCGGATCTCCCGGCCCGGCCCAGGCGCTAGGAAAAGCAAAGCAGCGACGCTGCTACTAGCATGGAAGGCATGGCAAAGGCAGACCCGAGGCACGCCGTGGCGGACTGCCAGCGCGGTGACGCCGCGCTGACACGCGCCTTCACCCTGCTCGGCAAGCGCTGGAGCGGCCTCGTGCTGGGCAGCCTCCGGGCCGGGCCCGCCGGGTTCCGCGAGCTGTCGCGGGCGATCGAGGGCGTCAGCGACTCGGTGTTGTCCGACCGGCTGTCGGAGCTGACCAAGGCCGGTCTGATCGCGCGCACGGTGGACGAGGGGCCGCCGGTCGCGGTCACGTACGAGCTGACCGAGAGCGGCAGGGCGCTGATGCCGGCGCTGCACGAGCTGTCCCAGTGGGCGGAGGACCACCTGCCCGCCTAGCAAGCGTTTCACCGTTCCCGACGCAGGAACCGTGTACGCACGTGCCAGACTTGATGACGTGATGGAGGTGGAGGAGCCCGGCGGGCTGACCGTCGGGGCCGCGGCCGGGCACGTCGGTGTCACCATCCGCACCCTCCACCACTGGGACTCGGTCGGCCTGGTCCGCCCGTCCGGCCGCACCACCGGTGGCTACCGCCTCTACTCCGCGGCCGACGTCTCACGCCTGCACCGGGTGCTCATCTACCGCGAGCTGGGCCTGCCCCTCGACGACATCGGCGAGCTGCTCGACGCCCCGACGGCCGACATGGCCGTGCCGCTGCGGCAGCAGCGCGCCCAGCTCCTCGACCGCATCTCCCGCCTGCGGGCGATGGTCGAGGCGGTCGATCGCATGATCGAGGCCGCGAGCGCCGGCATCCTGCTCTCCCCGGAGGAGCAGGTCGCCATCTTCGGGCAGCGCTGGGACCCGTCCTCGGTCGTGGCGGCTCGCGACCGCTGGGGCGGCACGGCCCAGTGGACGCAGTACGCCGAGCGCGCCGCGAGCATGACCCCGGACGACTGGCAGCGCGTCGCCGGCGACATCGCCACGCTGGAGCACGACCTGGCGGCGGCCAAGCGCGCCGGCGTCGGGCCCGGCAGCGCCGAGGCCGGCGCCCTGGCGGAGCGGCACCGGGCCTCCATCGGCGTGTACTTCGACTGCACCCACGCGATGCAGGTCTGCCTGGGCAGGCGGCAGGCGGCCGATCCCGGCTTCACGGAGTACTACGACGCGATGGAGCCGGGCCTGGCCGCCTGGCTGCGCGACCTCATCGACGCCAACGCCCGCCGTCACGGCATCGACCCGGATACGGCGACCTGGCCCGGAGAGGAAACAATCTAGGCGCACACCTCGCGCCGATAAGGCACGTACGGGATGTAGCGCCGCCACTCGGCCTCCGTCAGTGACCGTCCCGCTCTCGCGCAGACGGCCCGCGCGGCCCTGGCGGGATCGGTCGGATAGTCCAGCAGATCGTGCCCGCCGCTGGTCGCGTGCAGCGTGCCGGCCGCGTCGAAGGCCAGCGACCCGGTGAAGGCGGGGCCGGGGAACGGCGGGCCGACCTGCTGGCCGGTCGTGGTGTCCCACAGCCGGATCTCGCCGAACGCGGCCGAGGCCAGCAGGTCTCCACGGGGAGAGAACGCGAGCGCGGCGGCGCCACCGCCGTCCATGCTGGCGGGAGCCCCGGCGCGGACGTCGCGTACGCGGGCGCGGAGCGCTCCCGTGGCGGTGTCCCAGATGCCGACCCGCCCCTCCTCCTCGACGGCGACGAGCCGGCGGTCGGCGCTGAGCGCCACGACGTTCCCGGAGAACGGGCCGGTCCCCGCCAGGGGCGTCCGCTTGCCGGAAGGCAGCTCGACGAGCTCGGCGCCCGAGGTGAGGACCCGGTCGTCCGCCACGAACGCGAGCACCCGCCTGTCCTGGATCGGGAAGGTCCCCGTCATGCCGCGTCCGGCGAAGTCCCACGCGCGGGACTGCTCCGTGCCGTCCTGGCCGACGGCGACCGCCAGCGTCCTGCCGTCCGGGCTGAACGCCTGGACGTGCTCGATGACGCGGCCCGGGTCGTGCAGATCCGGCAGGCGGCGGCGGGCGGTCACGTCCCACAGGCTCGTCCGCATGGGCTCGGGGCCGACGGTGATCGCCAGGGTGCGGCCGTCCGGGCTGAACAGCATCCAGGCGCCCGTGACGGTGGCGGGCTCGCCCAGGCCGTCGAGCCGGCCCAGCAGGCGGCGTCCGCGCACGTCCCACAGCTGGACGGTCGCGGTGTCCCGGTCGAACAGGGCGGCGAGGCGGCCGTCCGGGCTGAGGGCGTGCCCCGCGATCGTCGTCCGCGCCGGCAGGGTGTCGTCGCCGCCCAGGGACGGGGGCCGGGTGTGGGTGGAGACGTCGAGGGAGACGACCGCCATGATGTCGTCCATGCGCAGGTAACGCAGGGTCCGGCCGTCCCGGTCGAAGCTCAGGGTGTGCACGTCCTGGCGGCCCAGGGGGATGGTCGTCAGGGCGAGCCGGTCGTCGGTGCTCCACAGCGTGATCCCGTCCGGATCGAGGACGGCCAGGCGGCGGCCGTCCGGGCTGTAGGCCACCAGGCCGGGCCCGTAGGAGCTCCGGCTCAGGGCGCCCGGCCTCTTCAGCGGCGGGCCGGCGGGCTCGCCCGACGCCACGTCCCAGAGCAGCACCTCGGCCGGCCGCACGATCGCCAGGGTGCGGCCGTCAGGCGAGAAGCGCACGGCGATGACGTCCTGGCCCTTCCCCGCCTCGGGCGCGCGCAGCCGCTCGCCGTGCGACAGGTCCCAGATCTCGCCGGGCCCCTCCTGCTGGAACAGGGCCACGAAACGGTCGTCCGGGCTGATCGCCACCGACTCGAACGCGCCGCGCTCCAGGACGGGCTCGCGCCCGCCCACCCGCCAGAGCTGGGTACGCTCGCCCACGGTGGTCGCCGCGTAGACCCGGTTCCCGTCGCCGAACTCGGCGCCCGTGAGGCGGGTGTCGAGGCCCCCGGCGGGCCGTCCGGACTGCAGGTCCCACAGCAGGACCCCCTCGCCCTCGACGCTGCCGGCGAGCGCCGCCAGCCGGCCGTCCCTGCTCAGGGACACCTCGCCGTCCTCGCCGGGCAGCTCGACGGCGACCGTGCCGGTCCTCCTGCGGGTGGTCAGGTCCCACACGTGCACCTGCCGGTCGTCCCACGTGTGGAAGGTACGCCCGTCGGCGCCGAACCGGCCGTATCCGAGCGCCAGCACGTCCAGGGCGGGCTGGGCCAGCGAGCCGAACAGGGCCGTGCGCGCCTCGGGCGCGGGGGAGATGTGCCAGGCGGCGGCGCTCAGCAACATCGCCGTCGCCGGGTCCTCGGCCCGCAGCGTCTCCGCGCGGGCGGCGACGGCCCGGGCGGCGGCCTCGTCCCGCTGCTCGGTCAGGTCCAGGCTCTGCCGGACGGCGATCGTCCCGGCGACGAGCGCCAGCACGAGCAGGACGGCCAGGCTGGAGGTCACCAGGCGGCGCACGCGCCCGCGGCGGCGGGCGGCCGCCGTGCCGGCCTCTAAGAACGAACGTTCCTGCGGGTTCAGGGTCAGGTGCCGGCGGCCCGTGGCGGCCCAGCGCAGCGCCGACTCCAAGGTCCTGCCCTGGAGGGGGTCGCCCTGCCCCTCCTGCCAGCGCCGGGCCGCGACCGCCAGCTCGCGGTGCACGGCCAGGCCGGGACGCTCGGCGTCCACCCAGTCGCGCAGGCGCGGCCAGGCCCGCAGCAGCGCCGGCCGGGAGATCACGAAGTCCCCGCCGCCGGCCGCCAGCAGCCCCGCCTCCTCGAACGCCGCCAGCACGTCGCCGGCGCCGGGCGGCAGGTCGGCACGCGACACCCGCCGCACGGTGTCCTCGGTGTCGGGGCCGGCGGCGACCATGCGCAGGAAGACCTCGGGCACCAGTTCCTGGGCGGCAGGCGTCAGGCCCGCGTACACCTCCTCGGCGCGCGTCCCGAGCGCGGGATCGTCCGAACCCGCGCGTACCTCCGACGCCTGCTCGATCCCCGCCGCCAGCGGATCGGGCACGGCACCCAGCAGCTTGAGCAGCAGCTCCCGGGCGGCCGGCCGGTCGGCGGGCTCCTTCCTGAGCGCGGCTGCCACCAGGGAACGCAGCGGGTCGGCGAGGTCGCCCAGGTCCGGTTCCGCGGTGAGCACGCCGTACATCACCGCGCCGAGGTTCTCCGCGTGGAAGGGGTCGCGGCCGGTGGCCGCGAACAGGACGATCGCCCCCCACGCGAACACGTCGGCCGCCGTGCCCGCCCGCTGCCCGTTGAGGATCTCGGGCGCCATGTACGTGGGCGTGCCGGCCACCACCCCCGTGGAGGTGAGCGACATCTCGGCGGTCCTGGCGATGCCGAAGTCGATCACCCGTGGCCCGTCCGGGCCGAGCAGCACGTTGTCCGGCTTCAGGTCGCGGTGGATGACCCCCGCCTCGTGGATCGCGGTGAGCGCGGTGGCGCCGCCGGCGGCGAGCCGGTGCAGGTCGGCGCCGTCCAGCGGGCCACGCTCCGCGACGAACGCACGCAGGCTCGGCCCTTCGACGTACTCGCTGACGAGGTACGGCCTGGGCGCCTGAAGATCGTGCCCGAGCACCTGCGCGATGCAGAACGGGGCGACCCGCTCGGCGGCGGCCAGCTCCCTGGCGAGCCCGTGCCGCAGCTCGACCCCGTAAAGGATCTTGATCGCGACGCGCCGCCCGCCCTCGTCGTACGCCTCGTAGACCACTCCCTGCCCGCCCGACCCCAGCCGCCCCGCCAGCCAGTAGTCGCCCAGGCGCGCCGGATCGCCCGGGAGCAGCTCGGCCGAACCACCCATGTCCCGACCCCCGTCTCTTCCTACGGTCCCCATGCCGTTAGTCGAGAAAGGGGCCGGGTTGGTTCGGCGTGGCCGCTATCCGAAGTGCCCCGCCACCACGCGGGTGTGCAGCGGGAACGCCAGCTCCGTCGGCCCGTCGATCACCAGGTCCCGCTCGCGCCGACAGGCTGAGGCGCCGACAGGCCGAGGCGCCGGCCGGATGGGGTCAGGGGAGCCTGCGGCGGAGGAAGTCGCGGATCAGCCCGGCGATCTCGCGGCCGTGCGTCTCCAGCGCGAAGTGCCCGGCGTCGAGGAGATGGATCTCGGCGTCGGGCAGGTCGCGGGCGTACGCCTCGGCGCCCGCGGCCCCGAAGATCTCGTCGTTGGCACCCCAGGCGACCAGCACGGGCGGGCGGTGCGTGCGGAAGTACTCCTGGAAGGCCGGGTAGCCGTCGAGGTTGAACTGGTAGTCCCAGAAGAGCTGGAGCTGGACCTCCTTGTTGCCGGGCCGGTCCAGGTAGGCCTGGTCGAGCACCCACGAGTCCGGGCTGACGCGCTCCAGCAGGTCTGCGGGCACACCGTGGGTGTACTGCCACCGGGTGGCGTCGGCGGTCAGCAGCTCGCGTACCGCCGGCTCGTGGGTGGCGCGGTCCTTGGCGTGGGCGAACAGCACCTCCCAGAACGGTGTGAAGCCGTCCAGATAGGCGTTGCCGCTCTGGGTGATGATCGCGCTCACCCGCTCGGGGTGGCGACTGGCGATGCGCAGCCCGATGGGGGCGCCGTAGTCGTGGATGTAGAGGGCGAACCGGTCGATGTTCAGCGTGTCGAGCAGTTCGAGGGTGATCTCGGTGAGCTTGTCGAAGCTGTAGGGGAACTCCTCCACCGACGGCGCGGCCGACTGGCCGAAGCCGACGTGGTCGGGGGCGATCAGATGGTAGGAGTCGGCCAGGTCGGCGATCAGGTTCCGGAACATGGCGGAGCTGCTGGGGAAGCCGTGCAGCAGCACCAGCGTGGGGTTGGCCGGGTCTCCCGCCTCCCGGTAGAAGACGGGCAGGCCCTGGATCTGAACCGTGGTGTGGCGAGTCATGTCGGGGTGCTCCTAGCGCGGTGAGTCCGTCGGTTTCTAACGGTTATATCGACTCGCAACCGTTAGAAGTTATCCGGTCATTCCCGGTCGCGCGAAAAAACTTCTGTGCGGCGGTCACGCGGGAGGATGGGCGGCGGCCATGACGCCGTGCACGGCCTGGCTGATCCGCTCCGCGGCCTGGTCGGGATCGGGCTGGCCGGCGTTCAGCCAGGCGATGACGGCCTCCAGGGTGAAGCCGGGGATCAGGTTGGCGGCCCAGCCGAGCCACGGCCCCTCCGGGATGACGCGCGCCAGGTTGCGGCGGCCGACCTCGCGGGAGGCGGCGCGGAGCAGGGCGGGAATGGCGTCCTCGCCGAAGTCGTCGGCGCCGGTGGCCTCGGCCAGCCGGACGCAGGCGCGGTCGAGCACGGCCCGGTACAGGTCGGCCTTGGAGTCGAAGTGCCGGTACAGCATGGCCCGGGTCAGCTCGGCCTCGGCGGCGATGTCGTCCAGGCCGGTGGCGGCGAGCAGGCCCGAGGCGGTGAACCGCAGCCGGTTCTCGGCCAGCGGATCGGCGAGCTGCCCGTCGAAGCCTGAGCGCCGTGGCCGTTCAGCTCACCTGCCCGCCCGCCAGCGCCGCGAGCCTCTCCTCGGACGGGGAGCCGGTCGGCGCGGTGTAGACGACGAGATACAGGTCTGGATCGGCGGTGGGCGCGAACGACTCCCAGTTGAGCGTCATGACCCCCACCTCCGGATGGCGCAGCCGCTTCGTCCCGTACGTGCAGTAGGTCACTCGGTGATCGGCCCAGTGACGGGCGAAGTCGGCGGAACGCGCGCTCAGCTCGTCGACCAGCTGCTGGGGGCGCGGGTCGTCGCCGGACCGGCCCAGCGCGCCCCGCAGCCAGGCGGCGGCCTCCACGGCGACCTCCTCCCAGTCGGGGAAGACGTCGCGGGCCCGCGGGTCGAGGAAGATCCAGCGGATCTCGTTGCGCTCGGGACGCGGCATGGCCTCGAAGTCGGTCAGGAGGGCCGCCCCCATGCGGTTGAGCGCCAGGATGTCCAGGACCCCGGTCATCAGCAGCGCGGGGGCCGGGCCGAGCATGTCGAGCATCATGCGCAGCGCGGCGCGCGGGCGTGCCGGTGGGCGCGGGCGCGCGTGATGCCGGTCGCCGATCAGCTCGCGCAGGTGGCGCTGCTCCTCGGCGGTGAGCCGCAGGACGCCCGCGACCGCCTCCAGCACCTGGTCGGACACGTTGCCGGCCCGGCCCTGCTCCATCCGGGTGTAGTAGTCGGCGCTGACCCCGGCCGCCAGGGCCAGCTCCTCGCGGCGCAGCCCGCGCACCCGGCGGCCGCCGGCCCGCGCGGGCAGGCCCACGTCGCGTGGGGCCACCCGGGACCGCCGCGACCGCAGGAACTCGCGCAGCTCGTCCTGCCGGCTCATACCGTCAGTATCGCATCTGCGCAGGTGAGGCCGCTGAGGGCCGTCACAGGGCGCGGCTGCCGGTGGTGATCTCGAACCACACCGTCTTGCGGCCCCGGCCGGGGGCGAGATCGACACCCCACCGGTCGGTCAGCTCCTCGACCAGCCGCAGGCCGCGGCCACCGGTGGCCGCGTGACCGGCTCTGCCCGGCGCCAGCGACGTGGGACGGCCGTGATCGATGACCTCACCACGCACGCCCTCCGGCGTCGGGACCAGGCGGAACGCGACGGGCGGTGCGGCGTGGGCCAGGGCGTTGGTGACGAGCTCGCTGACGACGAGCAGGGCGTCGTCGATGCTGGACGGCTGCGCGCCCGACGCGGTCAGCGTGGCCCGGGTGAGCCTGCGTGCCCGGGCCACGGAGCGGGACTCGGGCGGCAGGATCCAGCAGGTGCCGGGCTCCAGGTGTGCTTGCACGGTGGCCTCCGAGGAGGGTCGGATCGGTGCTCCCGGTATTTCCGGGGCGCTCACCTGGTGCAACACCGGCGCGCGGGGCTGCGGCGGACGTTGTCTGGCCTGTCCCGTGCCTAGGTCTGGCCGGTCCCCCCCTTGGGCGCCCGTCACTGGTTCCTGTCGCGCTCCTCGACCAGTGCGGCGTACTCCGTCTGGGTGGTGGCGAACTTCATGGCGCCCGTCCTCGGGTCGGTCGCCACGTAGTAGAGCCAGCGACCGGCGGCCGGCTCCAGCGCCGCGCGGACGGCGTCGGCCCCCGGGCTGCCGATGGGGCCGGGCGGCAGCCCGGGACGCCGGTAGGTGTTGTAGGGCGACGGGCTCCTGACGTCCTCGGGGGTCGCGGCGGAGCCGTACTTGCCCAGGCCGTACAGGACCGTGCTGTCCACCTGCAGCCGCATCTTCCGATCCAGCCGGTTGTGCAGGACCCTGGCGATCTTCGGCATGTCCTCCGGCCGGAAGGACTCGGCCTGGACGATGCTGGCGATGGTGAGGATCTCCAGCGGCGTCCTGCCCGCCCGGCCGGCGCCCGCCACCAGGCCGGTCTCCTCGGCGAGGCGCCCGAAACCGGTCACCATCGCCCCGAGGATCTCGCCGGGGCTCATGGCGGGGGAGATCTCGTAGCTGCCGGGGGCGGCGAACCCTTCGAGCCTCCCCTTCGCGTACGGCGGCAGGCCGAGTGCCGCGCCGTCCCTGGCGGCTCGCTCGAACTCCGCCACCGGCCTGCCGGTCACGGACGACAACCTCTTGAGGAGCTGCGCGAGCCGCATCCCCGGTGGCACGATCACGGTGATGGCCGGCCGCTGCTCGGGCACCACGCTCGCGACGGCGTCCGGCTGCCCGGCGGCCTCACCGGAGGTGCCCGGCGACAACCCTCGCACCACGAACGTGGCTCCGACGGCCAGCGCGACCACCCCGGCCGCCGCCATCAGGGCGAGGCCGCGACGCCTGGGCCGGTGCTCGCGTGCCTGGAGGGACCGGCCCTGGAGGAACCGGCTCGGCGCCGGTGGCCGCTCCTCGTCGGCCATCTCGGAGAGGGTCTCGCGCAGCAGGTCCTCGATGTTCATCCGAACTCCCTCATGATGGTCAGTTCAGGCGCCGTCTGCTTCAGGCGTTCCAGCGAGCGGTGGATCTGGCTGCGTACCGATCCCACCCTGATGCCGAGCACCCGCGCGATCTCGGTCTCCGACAGGTCCTCGAAGTAGCGCAGCACCAGAATGGTCCGCTGCCTGGGCGTGAGCCGGCCGAGGGCCGCGCGCATCATCACCCGCAGGTCCGCGCCGTCGGCGTGCCCGTCACGGGCCTGGTCGGGCAGCCACCCGGTGGACACCTCCGCGACCCGTGACCGCCGCCGCCACCAGCTCACCTGCTCGTGGTACATGACCCGGCGCACGTACCCCTCGATGGCGGCGGGATCGCGCAGACCGCGCCACTTCGCGGCCGTCTTGGCCAGGGCCGACTGCACCAGGTCCTCGGCGGCGTGCCGCTCACCGGTCAGCAGGTACGCCGTGCGGAACAACGCCCCCGACCGGCCGACGACGAAGTCCCGGAAGGCCGCCTCGAATCCTGGATCCACCCGTCCTCCTCGCGATGTTCACAGGGGCAAGGACGCGGGGGATGCGCCGATCTATGCCTCTACGGCCGACGTTTTACGAGGCCGTCCCCCGGCGGGAAGTGGCCGCGATCCCTCTCAGCACGTATAACGGACAGGAAGGGGAATGAGGTGGCGATGGACCGTCGCATCTTTGGCCTGGAGAACGAGTACGGGATCACCTGCACGTTCAAA
The nucleotide sequence above comes from Nonomuraea gerenzanensis. Encoded proteins:
- the mltG gene encoding endolytic transglycosylase MltG; translation: MNIEDLLRETLSEMADEERPPAPSRFLQGRSLQAREHRPRRRGLALMAAAGVVALAVGATFVVRGLSPGTSGEAAGQPDAVASVVPEQRPAITVIVPPGMRLAQLLKRLSSVTGRPVAEFERAARDGAALGLPPYAKGRLEGFAAPGSYEISPAMSPGEILGAMVTGFGRLAEETGLVAGAGRAGRTPLEILTIASIVQAESFRPEDMPKIARVLHNRLDRKMRLQVDSTVLYGLGKYGSAATPEDVRSPSPYNTYRRPGLPPGPIGSPGADAVRAALEPAAGRWLYYVATDPRTGAMKFATTQTEYAALVEERDRNQ
- a CDS encoding SigE family RNA polymerase sigma factor; the encoded protein is MDPGFEAAFRDFVVGRSGALFRTAYLLTGERHAAEDLVQSALAKTAAKWRGLRDPAAIEGYVRRVMYHEQVSWWRRRSRVAEVSTGWLPDQARDGHADGADLRVMMRAALGRLTPRQRTILVLRYFEDLSETEIARVLGIRVGSVRSQIHRSLERLKQTAPELTIMREFG